The following are encoded together in the Vigna angularis cultivar LongXiaoDou No.4 chromosome 9, ASM1680809v1, whole genome shotgun sequence genome:
- the LOC108347399 gene encoding putative ABC transporter C family member 15: MALENFYNIFGATKLKSQFWTSWQPLESPCLLEHVILPVELGFSVILLVQLLRKYVSLIRKQTKVPDGATKSMHPPAIKHGFAYKISIVSNTLLLAVHASLLLLMLNQETQCTSKLQAFTSEIVQVLSWVTSLVAICKISKSSTHFPWILRAWWLCSFIVCIISTGLHVHFSVTNSGQISIREYADFLGLLASTCLLVISTSGKTGTVMLATNGAAEPLLGEKTEKHSECLRESPYGKASLLQLINFSWLNPLFAIGYKKPLEQSDIPDVDIKDSAEFLTCSFDESLRKVKEEDGTANPSIYKAIYLFARKKAAMNALFAVVNASASYVGPYLITDFVDFLGEKETRGLKSGYLLSLAFLCAKMVETIAQRQWIFGARQLGLRLRAALISHIYQKGLHLSSRSRQSHTGGEIMNYMSVDVQRITDFVWYVNVIWMLPIQISLAVFILHTNLGLGSLAALAATLGVMTLNIPLTKIQKRYQAKIMDAKDNRMKATSEVLRNMRTLKLQAWDTQFSQRVEALRNVEYNWLTKSLRQAAFSAFIFWGSPTFISVITFWACMFMGIELTAGRVLSAFATFRMLQDPIFSLPDLLNVIAQGKVSVDRIASFLREEEIQHDVIENVAKERTEFDVVIERGRFSWDPDSTTPTIDEIELKVKRGMKVAVCGSVGSGKSSLLSGILGEIYKQSGNVKISGTKAYVQQSAWILTGNIRDNITFGKEYNADKYDKTVEACALKKDFELFSCGDMTEIGERGINMSGGQKQRIQIARAVYQDADIYLFDDPFSAVDAHTGTHLFKECLMGILKEKTIIFVTHQVEFLPAADLILVMQNGRIAQAGKFEDLLKQNIGFEVLVGAHSKALESIVVAENSSRTSFNSIAEEGESNFNSKSSLQHDKVQDNPPEDKGNDGKLVQEEERETGSIAKEVYWTYLTTVKGGMFVPLIILAQSSFQILQIASNYWMAWVCPTSSDAKPIYDMNFILLIYMALSVAGSFCVLLRAMMVLNAGLWTSQTLFTKMLHSVLRAPMSFFDSTPAGRILNRASTDQSVLDLEMANRVGWCAFSIIQILGTIAVMCQVAWQVFVIFIPVTAVCIWYQRYYTPTARELARLAQIQITPILHHFSESLAGAASIRAFDQEGRFIYTNLVLVDGFSRPWFHNVSAMEWLSFRLNLLSNFVFAFSLVMLVSLPEGIINPSIAGLAVTYGINLNVLQASVIWNICNAENKMISVERIIQYTNIKSEAPLVIEDSRPPSNWPETGTICFKNLQIRYAEHLPSVLKNITCTFPGRKKVGVVGRTGSGKSTLIQAIFRIVEPREGSIIIDNVDICKIGLHDLRSRLSIIPQDPALFEGTVRGNLDPLQQYSDIEVWEALDKCQLGHLVRAKEEKLESPVVENGDNWSVGQRQLFCLGRALLKRSSILVLDEATASVDSATDGVLQNIISQEFKDRTVVTIAHRIHTVIDSDLVLVLSDGRIAEYDEPSRLLEREDSFFFKLIKEYSGRSQSLNSLAIQHVQSREQL, from the exons ATGGCTTTGGAGAACTTCTACAACATATTTGGTGCCACAA AGCTAAAAAGTCAGTTTTGGACTTCATGGCAGCCATTAGAATCACCATGCTTGTTGGAGCATGTGATTTTACCTGTGGAACTCGGGTTCTCTGTGATCTTGTTAGTCCAACTCCTGAGAAAATATGTGAGCCTGATCAGAAAGCAAACCAAGGTTCCAGATGGTGCCACAAAATCGATGCATCCACCAGCAATCAAACATGGTTTTGCTTACAAAATCAGCATTGTCTCCAACACACTGTTGCTGGCTGTTCATGCATCACTGCTGCTACTGATGCTGAATCAAGAGACTCAATGCACCTCAAAACTTCAGGCTTTCACATCAGAAATAGTTCAAGTGTTATCATGGGTAACTAGTCTTGTAGCAATATGCAAGATATCAAAATCAAGCACACATTTCCCTTGGATTCTGAGGGCTTGGTGGCTTTGCAGTTTCATTGTGTGCATTATAAGCACAGGCCTTCATGTTCATTTCAGTGTCACCAACAGTGGTCAGATTAGCATCAGAGAATATGCAGATTTCCTTGGTTTGCTTGCTTCAACATGCCTTCTGGTTATTTCCACAAGTGGGAAGACAGGCACTGTGATGCTTGCCACAAATGGTGCAGCTGAACCACTTCTTGGGGAGAAAACTGAGAAACATTCAGAGTGTCTAAGGGAATCTCCATACGGAAAAGCCTCACTTCTCCAACTCATTAATTTCTCATGGCTTAACCCCTTGTTTGCAATAGGGTATAAGAAACCCCTTGAACAGAGTGACATTCCTGATGTTGACATCAAAGACTCTGCTGAGTTTCTGACCTGTTCCTTTGATGAGAGCCTTAGAAAAGTCAAGGAGGAAGATGGCACTGCAAACCCTTCTATCTACAAGGCAATCTACCTGTTCGCTAGGAAGAAAGCAGCAATGAATGCATTGTTTGCAGTGGTAAATGCTTCAGCATCTTATGTTGGTCCTTACTTGATAACAGACTTTGTGGATTTCTTGGGAGAGAAGGAAACTCGTGGTTTGAAGAGTGGATACCTTCTGTCACTGGCTTTTCTCTGTGCCAAAATGGTTGAGACCATAGCTCAGAGGCAATGGATTTTTGGAGCTAGGCAATTAGGCCTTCGCCTCAGAGCTGCGTTGATATCTCATATATATCAGAAGGGTCTGCATCTGTCGAGTAGATCGCGCCAAAGTCACACGGGTGGTGAGATAATGAACTACATGAGTGTAGATGTGCAGAGAATCACAGATTTTGTTTGGTATGTAAATGTCATATGGATGCTGCCAATACAAATTTCCTTAGCAGTGTTCATTCTGCATACAAATCTAGGACTAGGTTCATTGGCTGCACTAGCTGCTACGTTGGGAGTGATGACTTTGAACATACCTCtaacaaaaatacagaaaagatACCAAGCCAAGATCATGGATGCCAAGGACAACAGGATGAAAGCCACTTCAGAAGTCCTCAGAAACATGAGGACTCTGAAGCTTCAAGCATGGGACACTCAATTTTCTCAAAGGGTAGAAGCACTGAGGAATGTAGAGTATAATTGGCTAACAAAGTCCTTGAGGCAAGCAGCGTTTTCTGCTTTTATCTTTTGGGGATCACCTACATTCATCTCTGTGATAACTTTTTGGGCATGCATGTTCATGGGGATTGAACTGACAGCAGGAAGGGTCTTGTCTGCATTTGCCACGTTCAGAATGCTGCAGGATCCTATATTCAGCTTGCCTGATTTGCTCAATGTGATTGCTCAAGGAAAAGTCTCTGTTGATAGGATCGCTTCCTTCCTTCGTGAGGAAGAAATCCAGCATGATGTCATTGAAAATGTTGCAAAGGAGAGAACAGAATTTGATGTAGTTATTGAGAGAGGGAGATTCAGCTGGGATCCTGATTCAACAACTCCAACCATTGATGAAATAGAGTTGAAAGTTAAGAGGGGAATGAAGGTGGCAGTTTGTGGATCTGTAGGTTCAGGAAAGTCTAGTCTGCTATCAGGCATTTTGGGAGAAATATATAAACAGTCTGGGAATGTTAAGATCAGTGGAACAAAAGCTTATGTTCAACAATCTGCATGGATACTGACTGGAAACATAAGGGACAACATCACCTTTGGAAAAGAGTACAATGCTGATAAGTATGACAAAACTGTTGAGGCATGTGCATTGAAAAAGGACTTTGAGCTATTCTCATGTGGTGACATGACAGAGATAGGAGAAAGAGGGATTAACATGAGTGGGGGACAGAAGCAAAGGATACAGATTGCAAGAGCAGTTTACCAGGATGCTGACATATACCTTTTTGATGACCCTTTCAGTGCTGTTGATGCTCATACTGGTACTCACCTCTTCAAG GAGTGCCTTATGGGGATTCTCAAAgagaaaactataatttttgttaCACACCAAGTTGAGTTTCTCCCAGCAGCAGACCTCATTCTG GTGATGCAAAATGGAAGGATAGCACAAGCTGGAAAATTTGAAGATCTTCTAAAGCAAAATATAGGATTTGAAGTTTTAGTTGGTGCTCACAGCAAAGCTCTGGAGTCAATTGTTGTTGCTGAAAACTCAAGTAGAACAAGTTTCAATTCAATAGCTGAGGAAGGTGAATCCAACTTCAACTCCAAGTCAAGTCTTCAGCATGACAAAGTGCAAGACAATCCTCCAGAGGACAAAGGAAATGATGGAAAGTTGGTGCAAGAAGAGGAAAGAGAAACAGGAAGCATAGCAAAAGAAGTTTACTGGACTTATTTGACCACTGTCAAAGGAGGAATGTTTGTTCCTCTCATTATCTTGGCACAATCTTCATTCCAAATACTTCAGATTGCCAGTAACTATTGGATGGCTTGGGTTTGCCCCACAAGTAGTGATGCCAAGCCTATATATGACATGAATTTCATACTACTTATTTATATGGCACTCTCAGTTGCTGGTTCATTCTGTGTTCTGCTGCGAGCCATGATGGTGTTAAATGCTGGACTTTGGACATCACAGACACTTTTCACAAAGATGTTGCATAGTGTGCTCCGTGCCCCCATGTCCTTTTTTGATTCTACCCCAGCTGGAAGAATCTTGAATAGG GCTTCCACAGATCAAAGTGTGCTAGACTTGGAAATGGCAAATAGAGTAGGATGGTGTGCTTTCTCAATAATACAGATTCTAGGAACCATTGCCGTGATGTGTCAGGTGGCATGGCAAGTATTTGTCATCTTCATTCCAGTAACTGCAGTCTGCATATGGTATCAA AGATATTACACCCCTACAGCTAGAGAACTGGCTCGCTTAGCACAGATACAGATCACTCCAATTCTCCACCATTTTTCAGAATCTTTGGCAGGAGCAGCATCAATAAGAGCTTTTGATCAAGAGGGCCGTTTCATATACACCAATCTTGTCCTTGTGGATGGCTTCTCAAGACCATGGTTTCATAATGTTTCTGCAATGGAATGGCTTTCTTTCAGATTGAATTTACtgtcaaattttgtttttgccTTCTCACTGGTCATGCTTGTGAGCCTCCCTGAAGGAATAATCAACCCAA GTATTGCAGGACTGGCAGTAACATATGGGATCAATTTGAATGTGCTGCAAGCTTCAGTTATATGGAACATATGCAACGCAGAAAACAAGATGATATCAGTTGAAAGAATTATTCAGTacacaaatataaaaagtgaagCACCTCTTGTGATTGAAGACAGCAGGCCACCAAGCAACTGGCCAGAAACTGGAACAATATGTTTCAAAAATTTACAG ATACGTTATGCTGAACATCTGCCATCTGTGTTGAAAAACATCACTTGCACATTTCCTGGGAGGAAGAAAGTTGGTGTTGTTGGGCGTACTGGGAGTGGAAAATCAACCCTCATACAAGCCATTTTCAGGATTGTTGAACCAAGAGAAGGAAGCATTATCATTGACAATGTTGATATATGCAAGATAGGCCTCCATGACTTAAGGTCAAGGCTTAGCATTATCCCACAAGACCCTGCCTTGTTTGAAGGCACTGTCAGAGGAAACCTGGACCCTCTTCAGCAATACTCTGACATTGAAGTGTGGGAG gCTCTAGACAAATGTCAACTGGGCCACCTAGTGAGGGCCAAGGAAGAGAAGTTGGAGTCCCCAG TGGTTGAAAATGGTGATAACTGGAGTGTTGGCCAAAGGCAACTATTTTGCCTTGGAAGAGCCCTGCTGAAAAGAAGCAGCATACTAGTGCTGGATGAAGCAACAGCCTCGGTAGATTCTGCAACTGATGGAGTGTTACAGAACATCATAAGTCAAGAGTTTAAAGATAGAACTGTTGTCACAATAGCTCACAGAATCCACACAGTTATTGATAGCGATTTGGTTTTGGTGCTCAGTGATG GGAGAATTGCAGAGTATGATGAACCATCAAGGTTACTTGAGAGAGAAGATTCCTTCTTCTTTAAACTAATAAAGGAGTATTCTGGAAGATCACAAAGCTTAAACAGTTTGGCAATACAACATGTCCAAAGTAGGGAACAATTATAG